The following coding sequences are from one Eublepharis macularius isolate TG4126 chromosome 19, MPM_Emac_v1.0, whole genome shotgun sequence window:
- the LOC129346515 gene encoding lysozyme C, milk isozyme-like yields MKAIFCQPLLLLVYFVFAIHAKIYERCELAKQLDNHGMDGYQGYSLANWVCMAFFESGFDTEAVSQNKDGTSDFGIFQINSGWWCAVEDSVSENLCRIDCKDLLNADIENNILCAKRIVRDPQGMAAWNEWKTHCEGKNLSEWVKGC; encoded by the exons ATGAAGGCTATCTTCTgccagcccctcctcctcctcgtctACTTTGTGTTTGCCATCCATGCCAAGATCTATGAGCGCTGTGAGTTGGCTAAGCAGCTGGATAACCATGGGATGGACGGCTACCAGGGTTACAGCCTGGCTAATT GGGTCTGTATGGCCTTTTTTGAGAGTGGCTTTGACACAGAAGCTGTGAGCCAGAACAAGGACGGAACCAGCGACTTTGGCATCTTTCAAATCAACAGCGGTTGGTGGTGTGCGGTGGAAGATTCTGTCTCTGAAAACTTGTGCAGAATAGATTGCAAAG ATTTGCTCAATGCTGACATTGAAAATAATATCCTTTGCGCCAAGCGGATTGTCAGAGATCCCCAAGGCATGGCAGCCTG GAATGAGTGGAAAACACACTGTGAAGGCAAAAACCTGTCGGAATGGGTGAAGGGGTGTTGA
- the LOC129346595 gene encoding sperm acrosome membrane-associated protein 3-like has translation MKVLLLLSTIACLLVKAQGKTFSRCELLLMLQHSGLEGFEGYSLADWVCLAYFASGFNTAKVTQNSDGSSEYGIFQINSRLWCSDQHSTTKDLCDIACSDLLTDEIVDDIDCIKKAVVDSEGLDAWMGWRDHCRGRNLNYWINACN, from the exons ATGAAGGTGCTTCTTTTGCTGTCCACGATTGCCTGTCTTCTTGTTAAAGCTCAAGGCAAGACCTTTAGTCGCTGTGAGCTGCTCTTGATGCTGCAACATTCGGGATTGGAAGGGTTCGAGGGCTACAGCTTGGCTGACT GGGTCTGCCTGGCATACTTTGCGAGCGGCTTCAACACGGCCAAAGTGACTCAGAATTCAGACGGCAGTTCCGAATATGGCATTTTCCAGATCAACAGTCGTCTCTGGTGTTCTGACCAGCACAGTACCACAAAGGACCTATGCGATATAGCATGCAGCG ATTTGCTCACTGATGAGATTGTGGATGACATTGATTGTATCAAGAAAGCTGTGGTGGACTCAGAAGGCTTGGATGCCTG gATGGGCTGGAGAGATCATTGCCGAGGGAGAAATCTGAATTACTGGATAAATGCCTGTAACTGA